The following proteins come from a genomic window of Alicyclobacillus dauci:
- a CDS encoding NAD-dependent malic enzyme, which produces MIYRLELANSVTTFAKVASLVGVAGGDINAVDVIRVSKDVVVRDVTVNVTNRDHGKRISDMLNSEPGIHVVAVSDRTFLVHLGGKLEVTPKIQVKTRDDLSRVYTPHVARVCEAIHEDPSKAYQLTIKRNTVAVVSDGTAVLGLGDIGPHAAMPVMEGKAMLFKQFAGIDAFPICLDTKDPDEIVRIVKSIAPVFGGINLEDIGSPRCFEIEERLKKELDIPVFHDDQHGTAVVLLAGLINATKLVNKRLEDLKVVIVGIGAAGVACTKMMLAAGVKNILGVTLEGVLHRGKEYDIPMWNWYKENTNPENVSGTLDDAIVDADVFIGVSGPGVLKVEQVQKMARDPIVFAMANPTPEITPEEAAPYVRVMATGRSDYPNQINNVLCFPGIFKGALKSRASTINEEMKLAAAHAIASAIKEEELTEDYIIPSVFNQTVVKKVTDAVAKAAYDSGVARREVVHVDNY; this is translated from the coding sequence CTGATATATCGGTTGGAGCTCGCCAACTCTGTTACCACATTTGCAAAAGTTGCGAGTTTAGTTGGCGTTGCAGGCGGCGACATCAATGCTGTCGACGTCATCCGTGTCAGTAAGGACGTCGTCGTGCGCGACGTCACAGTGAATGTAACAAATCGCGATCACGGTAAGCGCATTTCTGACATGCTCAACAGTGAGCCGGGCATTCACGTCGTAGCCGTATCGGACAGAACGTTCCTCGTCCACCTCGGCGGTAAATTGGAAGTCACGCCAAAGATTCAAGTGAAGACCCGTGATGACTTGTCGCGCGTGTACACGCCGCACGTGGCTCGAGTTTGTGAAGCCATTCACGAGGACCCGTCCAAGGCGTACCAGTTGACCATCAAACGGAACACGGTTGCTGTCGTTTCAGATGGAACCGCAGTTCTTGGGTTGGGTGACATTGGTCCGCATGCTGCAATGCCAGTCATGGAAGGTAAGGCGATGTTGTTTAAACAATTCGCCGGGATCGATGCGTTTCCAATTTGTTTGGACACGAAAGATCCAGATGAAATCGTGCGAATTGTCAAGAGCATTGCACCGGTATTCGGTGGGATCAATCTCGAAGATATCGGATCGCCGCGTTGCTTCGAAATCGAAGAGCGATTGAAGAAGGAACTTGACATCCCCGTTTTCCATGATGATCAACACGGTACCGCCGTCGTCCTGCTCGCTGGCCTCATCAATGCGACAAAACTAGTCAACAAGCGGTTGGAAGATTTGAAAGTTGTCATTGTGGGAATTGGCGCGGCTGGCGTTGCCTGCACCAAGATGATGCTGGCCGCTGGCGTGAAAAACATCCTTGGCGTCACCTTGGAGGGTGTGCTCCATCGTGGCAAAGAATACGACATTCCAATGTGGAACTGGTACAAAGAAAACACCAATCCAGAGAACGTCTCCGGTACGCTGGATGACGCCATCGTCGATGCGGACGTGTTTATCGGCGTTTCCGGACCGGGTGTACTGAAGGTTGAACAAGTTCAAAAAATGGCGCGCGATCCCATCGTGTTCGCAATGGCGAATCCGACACCGGAAATCACGCCAGAAGAAGCCGCACCGTATGTTCGCGTCATGGCAACTGGACGTTCGGACTACCCGAACCAAATCAACAATGTGTTGTGCTTCCCGGGGATTTTCAAGGGCGCACTCAAGTCACGTGCTTCGACCATCAACGAAGAAATGAAATTGGCAGCCGCGCACGCCATTGCCTCCGCCATCAAGGAAGAAGAACTGACGGAAGACTACATCATCCCGTCCGTGTTTAACCAGACGGTCGTGAAAAAAGTGACGGATGCAGTTGCAAAAGCTGCGTACGATTCAGGCGTAGCACGCCGCGAAGTCGTTCACGTCGACAATTACTAA